From a single Cyclobacterium marinum DSM 745 genomic region:
- a CDS encoding SDR family oxidoreductase, with protein MKIAVTGASGQLGRLVIEDLKEKTSVENIVALVRDPQKIADLEVEARKFDYDNPRLLSEALIGIDKLLLISGSEIGKRLSQHTNVIEAAKNAGVKIIAYTSLLKADTSTLGLAGEHVGTEDVLKKSGVPYVILRNGWYTENYTGSLHQVIGLGTLYGSSGEGKISSATREDYAAAAATVLTSEGQEGKEYELAGDEAFTMKDYATEISRQTGKDIPYVNLPENDYAQALVKGGLPEGFAKFLASSHVSTEKGDLFDDGHQLSKLIGRPTTPLSKAISAALA; from the coding sequence ATGAAAATAGCAGTAACAGGAGCATCTGGACAACTTGGACGTTTGGTAATTGAAGATTTGAAAGAAAAAACGTCAGTAGAAAATATTGTGGCCTTGGTTCGAGACCCACAAAAAATTGCAGATTTAGAAGTGGAGGCGAGGAAATTTGATTATGATAACCCAAGGCTACTATCAGAAGCCTTAATAGGAATTGACAAACTATTGCTGATTTCGGGGAGTGAAATAGGGAAACGATTGTCACAACATACCAATGTGATCGAAGCAGCCAAAAATGCAGGAGTTAAGATAATCGCTTATACAAGTCTATTAAAAGCTGACACTTCAACACTAGGTCTTGCAGGGGAGCATGTTGGTACTGAGGATGTATTGAAAAAATCAGGTGTCCCTTATGTAATTCTACGAAATGGATGGTATACCGAGAACTATACAGGATCGCTTCACCAAGTAATTGGTTTAGGGACATTGTATGGAAGTTCTGGAGAGGGAAAAATTTCATCTGCTACCCGAGAAGATTATGCAGCAGCGGCAGCAACAGTGCTAACCTCAGAAGGCCAGGAAGGAAAAGAGTATGAACTTGCCGGTGACGAAGCTTTTACCATGAAAGATTATGCGACTGAAATAAGTCGTCAAACCGGGAAAGACATTCCCTATGTAAATTTACCTGAGAATGACTATGCTCAAGCGCTTGTAAAAGGTGGTTTGCCAGAAGGCTTTGCCAAGTTTTTGGCTTCAAGCCATGTTTCCACAGAAAAAGGAGACTTGTTCGATGACGGTCACCAGCTTTCAAAATTGATCGGCAGACCAACCACCCCATTAAGCAAAGCCATTTCAGCTGCATTGGCTTAA
- a CDS encoding ion channel: protein MNIILLLIGVIIVAVTNMDALSTILRINGGSKISNFVARNVWRISVFVSRKFSRTAILSNVGALIVVTLFSLWAVLLMIGYGLIYNSYVHSIVETSTELPASITAKFYYVGYTLTSLGNGDLKTGNDFWRIISNFTGLNGMFLLSIAISYFIPLMNAVVKQRMLATFISNLGDTPTEIISNGWNGTDFNILHEQFKELYPMILMQCEQQLAYPVLLYFHSENPKYSPQLNLAKLDEALSIQEVYNIDQSDKAYIWKNLRMAMNKYLKVIKNSYSFNTEPVPDFPYKNKLPSLIRDIPKETADYRLTNIKERRAFIASLVKNDGWKWEEFVD from the coding sequence ATGAACATTATTTTACTATTAATCGGAGTAATAATAGTTGCTGTAACGAATATGGATGCATTGTCCACCATTCTCCGAATCAATGGCGGTAGTAAAATTTCAAATTTTGTGGCAAGAAATGTATGGCGAATAAGTGTTTTTGTTTCAAGAAAATTTTCACGTACAGCTATTTTAAGCAATGTAGGTGCCTTAATTGTCGTGACTTTATTTTCACTTTGGGCAGTGCTTCTTATGATTGGGTATGGGCTCATTTACAATTCATATGTCCACTCCATTGTAGAAACTTCTACTGAACTGCCTGCAAGCATTACCGCCAAATTTTACTACGTTGGCTACACATTGACCTCACTTGGCAATGGGGACCTGAAAACCGGGAATGATTTCTGGCGAATTATTTCAAATTTCACAGGTTTAAATGGTATGTTTTTACTGTCTATTGCCATTTCCTATTTTATTCCACTAATGAACGCAGTAGTAAAACAGCGTATGTTGGCCACATTTATTTCAAATCTCGGAGATACACCGACTGAAATAATTTCAAACGGATGGAATGGAACTGATTTTAATATTCTGCATGAACAATTCAAGGAATTGTACCCCATGATTCTTATGCAATGTGAACAACAATTGGCTTACCCGGTATTGTTGTATTTCCACTCAGAAAATCCAAAATACTCTCCCCAACTTAACCTTGCCAAGCTCGATGAAGCTTTGAGTATCCAAGAGGTTTACAATATTGATCAATCAGACAAAGCTTACATTTGGAAAAACCTACGCATGGCCATGAACAAGTATTTGAAGGTGATTAAGAATTCTTATTCATTCAATACTGAACCTGTCCCTGACTTTCCTTACAAAAACAAATTGCCATCACTTATCAGGGATATCCCGAAAGAAACAGCAGATTACCGCCTAACCAACATTAAAGAAAGAAGAGCCTTTATTGCTAGTCTAGTTAAAAATGACGGATGGAAATGGGAGGAATTCGTTGATTGA
- a CDS encoding SDR family oxidoreductase, whose product MKSTIKTALITGAGSGIGRAVAQALAKDNWSLILTGRRETSLKETAALCEKRDHLIFPADITSQESVQALFKKIRDHYGRLDLLFNNAGINAPAIPLEELSFEDWKKVIDTNLTGAFLCTQQAFKLMKTQDPKGGRIINNGSISAHTPRPMSVAYTASKHAVTGLTQSTILDGRDQNITCGQIDIGNAKSDMTKKMEEGTLQADGSRKVEPTMDVNEIGKAIVYMAGLPPAANIPFMTIMANGMPYIGRG is encoded by the coding sequence ATGAAAAGTACAATAAAAACGGCACTCATTACCGGAGCGGGTTCAGGCATAGGAAGGGCCGTAGCTCAAGCATTGGCAAAAGACAATTGGTCGCTAATATTAACCGGCAGGAGAGAAACAAGCCTCAAAGAAACGGCTGCACTTTGTGAAAAAAGAGACCACTTGATCTTCCCCGCAGACATTACTTCCCAGGAAAGTGTTCAAGCATTGTTCAAAAAAATCCGTGATCATTATGGGCGTTTGGATCTATTATTCAACAATGCCGGTATAAATGCCCCGGCCATCCCACTGGAAGAACTGAGTTTTGAGGATTGGAAAAAAGTAATCGACACCAACCTTACCGGAGCATTTCTTTGCACACAGCAAGCTTTTAAGCTCATGAAGACACAGGACCCTAAAGGTGGGCGCATCATTAACAATGGTTCTATTTCTGCTCATACGCCCAGACCAATGTCTGTGGCCTATACAGCTAGCAAACATGCCGTCACAGGCCTAACACAGTCCACTATCTTGGACGGCAGAGATCAAAACATTACATGTGGGCAGATAGACATTGGCAATGCTAAGAGCGATATGACCAAAAAAATGGAGGAAGGTACACTGCAAGCAGACGGTTCCCGCAAAGTAGAACCAACCATGGATGTCAATGAAATAGGAAAGGCAATAGTGTATATGGCCGGACTCCCCCCTGCTGCCAACATTCCTTTCATGACCATCATGGCCAATGGAATGCCCTATATCGGTAGAGGGTGA
- the denD gene encoding D-erythronate dehydrogenase: MNVLIIGGGGFIGSRLALKWLEQQPLSKGKITLLDRFIPEHIMKNPEFKCVEGDFSDPSIINPLLITKPELIFHLAAVVSGEAEKNFDLGMRVNLHGSLHLLEKCRELAYCPKIVFASSCGIFGGDVNQVLTEETAPKPKSSYGTQKAIVDLLMNDFSRRGFVDARCLRLPTITVRPGKPNAATSSFLSSIIREPLNGRPTSYPVAPSSPFWILSPKQVVRNFIHAAKLPNKTIGDDRTINLPGITVTVQEMIDSLEQVTHKGITKLISYQPDAFLQSIVLTWPPNFDTKKADALGFTADKNTIEIITNYIQEENIQVPEK; this comes from the coding sequence ATGAATGTACTTATCATAGGAGGAGGCGGATTTATTGGCAGTAGACTAGCATTAAAATGGCTGGAGCAACAACCCCTATCCAAGGGAAAAATCACTTTGCTTGATCGTTTTATTCCGGAACACATTATGAAAAACCCGGAATTCAAATGCGTTGAAGGGGATTTTAGCGACCCCTCAATTATTAACCCTCTTTTAATAACAAAACCTGAATTAATCTTCCATCTGGCGGCAGTGGTGAGTGGTGAAGCTGAAAAAAACTTTGACTTAGGTATGCGTGTAAACTTGCATGGTAGCTTACATTTACTGGAAAAGTGTAGAGAATTGGCTTATTGCCCTAAAATTGTATTTGCCAGTTCTTGTGGAATATTTGGAGGGGACGTAAACCAAGTGCTCACCGAAGAAACTGCCCCCAAACCAAAGAGTTCTTATGGAACACAAAAAGCAATCGTTGACCTATTAATGAATGATTTCAGCAGGCGAGGTTTTGTGGATGCCAGATGCCTTAGATTACCAACCATCACCGTGAGGCCCGGCAAACCAAATGCGGCGACCTCTTCTTTTTTAAGCAGTATTATTCGAGAGCCTTTGAACGGCAGGCCTACTAGTTACCCGGTTGCACCTTCATCACCTTTTTGGATACTCTCGCCCAAGCAAGTGGTCCGAAACTTTATTCATGCAGCAAAATTACCCAACAAAACCATTGGAGATGATCGTACCATAAATTTACCCGGTATTACCGTAACTGTTCAGGAAATGATTGATAGTTTGGAGCAAGTCACACATAAAGGCATAACAAAACTTATTTCTTACCAACCTGATGCCTTCCTGCAAAGCATTGTCCTAACTTGGCCACCAAATTTCGACACAAAAAAAGCAGATGCCTTGGGCTTTACGGCAGACAAAAATACAATCGAAATCATCACGAATTATATTCAAGAAGAAAATATTCAGGTACCCGAAAAATAA
- a CDS encoding GntP family permease, whose translation MESIYNAEYWPFAILLTSIALVVVLVSRLKFHPFVALVLAAVYVGLVTPHLMENEGIVAALDAPMIALGVMAGKIAWVIALAAIIGTAMLESGAAEKIVTQLLKKLGEKQAALALLIAAFLLSIPVFLDTVFFLLIPLGISLALKTGKNYILYVMAIGGGAAITHSIVPPTPGPLIMAESLGISLGTVILSGIVLGIAPAMLVLILGKWINRKMVVPIRITLPKKTGDASEIPMTWALAPIVLPILMIGSGTMVQVLTGDVPGWLVFLGNKNLAMAAGAGAALYLWAKSEKVGSSELWAKVGKPLEIGGVIILITSAGGAYGAMINNSGIGEAIGIATESFPLHFIPLAWLISAVLKTAQGSGTVAMISSVAIMSALIGDGQTLGFHPVYLLMAMGFGSLFISWMNDSAFWVVARMSGMTEKEALKTWTLLLASISLLGMAQVWLLSYIFPFV comes from the coding sequence ATGGAATCAATTTATAATGCTGAATATTGGCCATTTGCCATTCTATTAACAAGTATCGCATTGGTGGTTGTATTGGTGTCTCGTTTAAAGTTTCACCCTTTTGTAGCCCTGGTATTAGCAGCAGTGTATGTGGGCTTGGTGACGCCCCACCTAATGGAAAATGAGGGAATAGTGGCTGCTTTGGATGCACCCATGATCGCCTTAGGTGTGATGGCAGGAAAAATCGCCTGGGTAATCGCACTGGCAGCCATCATAGGCACTGCCATGCTAGAAAGCGGTGCTGCAGAAAAAATAGTCACACAGCTATTAAAAAAACTGGGTGAAAAACAAGCTGCATTGGCCTTACTTATCGCTGCCTTTCTGCTTTCAATTCCTGTTTTTTTGGATACTGTTTTTTTTCTACTCATCCCCTTAGGCATAAGTCTGGCTCTCAAAACCGGCAAAAATTACATCCTTTATGTAATGGCCATCGGAGGAGGTGCAGCCATTACTCACAGCATCGTCCCACCCACTCCAGGCCCGTTAATTATGGCCGAAAGTTTGGGGATTTCCTTGGGAACAGTAATTCTTTCCGGAATTGTTTTAGGAATAGCCCCTGCTATGCTTGTATTAATTCTGGGCAAGTGGATCAATAGAAAAATGGTCGTTCCCATCCGCATTACATTACCTAAAAAAACCGGAGATGCCTCGGAAATCCCCATGACTTGGGCACTTGCTCCTATTGTATTACCCATATTGATGATAGGTTCTGGCACGATGGTTCAAGTCCTTACAGGAGATGTACCTGGGTGGTTGGTATTTTTGGGAAATAAAAATCTGGCCATGGCTGCAGGAGCAGGTGCAGCGCTCTATCTTTGGGCCAAATCTGAAAAGGTGGGCTCAAGTGAATTGTGGGCAAAAGTAGGCAAACCCTTGGAAATTGGAGGTGTAATTATACTAATCACCAGCGCCGGCGGGGCCTATGGTGCCATGATCAATAATAGTGGTATTGGAGAGGCAATTGGAATAGCTACAGAAAGTTTCCCCTTGCACTTTATTCCTCTTGCCTGGCTTATATCTGCCGTGCTAAAAACAGCACAAGGCTCAGGTACAGTAGCCATGATTTCCAGTGTGGCCATTATGTCTGCCTTGATTGGGGATGGGCAAACTTTAGGTTTTCATCCCGTTTATTTATTAATGGCCATGGGATTTGGCTCATTATTTATTTCTTGGATGAACGACAGTGCCTTCTGGGTGGTGGCAAGAATGAGTGGGATGACCGAAAAAGAAGCCCTAAAAACATGGACCTTGTTACTCGCATCCATTTCTTTGCTGGGCATGGCACAGGTTTGGTTGCTTTCTTATATATTCCCTTTTGTCTAA
- a CDS encoding LOG family protein, with protein sequence MRMEEGKEEDKIRRAFKEKDWAEIKSADSWVIFKVISEFVEGFEKLAKIGPCVSIFGSARTKSDHPNYKSAEAIAAKLVRHGYGVITGGGPGIMEAGNKGAHSENGKSVGLNIVLPFEQFNNVYIDPDKLITFDYFFVRKVMFTKYSQGFVVLPGGFGTMDELFEALTLIQTKKIGRFPIVLVGRVYWEGLIEWIKSTMLESFENISKEDLDLFVLVDTADEAVNAIDEFYNKYLLSPNY encoded by the coding sequence ATGAGAATGGAAGAAGGAAAAGAGGAGGATAAAATAAGAAGGGCCTTTAAGGAGAAAGACTGGGCCGAGATAAAGAGTGCAGATTCTTGGGTAATATTTAAAGTCATCAGTGAATTTGTGGAGGGTTTTGAAAAGTTAGCCAAAATAGGTCCTTGTGTTTCTATCTTTGGTTCTGCAAGAACAAAATCAGATCACCCAAATTATAAGAGTGCTGAAGCCATTGCGGCCAAGTTGGTGAGGCATGGATATGGGGTAATTACCGGAGGAGGGCCTGGGATTATGGAGGCAGGAAATAAAGGGGCTCATTCTGAGAATGGGAAGTCTGTAGGCTTGAATATAGTTTTGCCTTTTGAGCAATTCAATAATGTGTATATAGACCCCGACAAGCTGATTACTTTTGATTACTTTTTTGTTCGCAAGGTTATGTTTACCAAATATTCCCAAGGCTTTGTTGTATTGCCCGGAGGATTTGGCACCATGGATGAATTGTTTGAAGCCTTGACGCTGATTCAAACCAAGAAAATTGGACGTTTTCCTATAGTATTGGTAGGAAGAGTTTATTGGGAAGGGTTGATTGAATGGATCAAAAGTACCATGCTTGAATCTTTTGAAAACATTAGCAAGGAAGACCTAGACCTTTTTGTCTTAGTGGATACTGCCGATGAAGCTGTCAATGCCATTGATGAGTTTTACAACAAATACTTACTTTCTCCAAATTATTAA
- a CDS encoding lytic transglycosylase domain-containing protein, with amino-acid sequence MKKKHIYNLYFLIALQFMIIGFLFYQSKEEKFQVPVNDGGGATLRPGEARSKPRVKIFDLPEKPVFAGEKVPIEQPDVFERFEREVYVNAYWESNALLMLKRSGKYFPFIEKTLEENGIPDDFKYVAIIESGLLNVTSPAGAKGFWQFMKGTAGDFGLEVNRYVDERYHFEKATIAACKYIRAAYGKFGNWTSVAASYNLGMAGIARRKNQQLSPDYYNLYLNEETSRYIFRILAIKEIFENQAKYGFELQKEDLYSLPPLREIEVTESIDNLASWAVAHKSNYKEVKIYNPWLINTKLNVRKGGKYVIKLPM; translated from the coding sequence TTGAAAAAGAAGCATATTTATAATTTATACTTTCTGATTGCTTTGCAATTTATGATTATAGGTTTTTTGTTTTACCAAAGTAAGGAGGAAAAATTTCAAGTGCCTGTAAATGATGGGGGAGGAGCAACATTGCGCCCCGGAGAGGCAAGGAGCAAGCCACGGGTGAAAATATTTGATCTTCCGGAAAAGCCTGTATTTGCAGGAGAGAAAGTGCCTATCGAACAGCCGGATGTTTTTGAAAGGTTTGAACGTGAAGTTTATGTCAATGCCTATTGGGAGTCTAATGCCTTATTGATGCTAAAGCGGTCAGGGAAATATTTCCCATTTATTGAAAAGACTTTGGAAGAAAATGGAATTCCTGACGATTTTAAATATGTAGCCATCATTGAATCAGGATTGCTGAATGTAACCTCTCCTGCCGGTGCCAAAGGTTTTTGGCAGTTTATGAAAGGAACCGCAGGAGATTTTGGTTTGGAGGTCAACCGCTATGTAGATGAAAGGTACCACTTTGAAAAGGCTACCATTGCTGCTTGCAAATACATCAGGGCAGCCTATGGTAAGTTCGGCAATTGGACGAGCGTGGCCGCCAGTTATAATTTGGGCATGGCAGGAATTGCTCGAAGAAAAAACCAACAATTAAGCCCTGATTATTATAACCTGTACCTAAATGAAGAAACCAGCAGGTATATTTTCAGAATTTTAGCCATTAAGGAGATCTTTGAAAATCAGGCCAAATATGGTTTTGAGCTTCAAAAGGAAGACCTGTATTCCTTGCCACCTTTGAGAGAAATAGAGGTTACCGAAAGTATTGATAATCTTGCCTCTTGGGCGGTTGCACACAAGAGCAATTATAAGGAAGTCAAAATCTACAATCCTTGGTTGATCAACACAAAACTAAACGTTAGAAAAGGGGGGAAATATGTTATTAAATTACCTATGTAA
- the uvrA gene encoding excinuclease ABC subunit UvrA: protein MSVENQPSQEHIEIYGAREHNLKNLDLTLPRNKLVVITGLSGSGKSSLAFDTIYAEGQRRYMESFSAYARSFLGGMERPDVDKINGLSPVISIEQKTTSKNPRSTVGTVTEIYDFMRLLYARSGEAYSYLSGEKMVRQTEDQIIDQIFNYFLNKKLSILAPVVKGRKGHYRELFEQIRKMGYSKVRIDGEMVDLEPKMQVDRYKIHDIEIVVDRVLAEESDRYRISQSLKTALQHGKGVMMLLDEEGNIHHFSKYLMDPHTGLSYDEPAPNSFSFNSPYGACPTCNGLGVIEEITQESVIPDPSLSISRGGIAPLGEYRDIWIFKKIDAILKRYKGSLATPIEKLDEKVIQTLLYGDKMEVAVDSVKYPGTKWNTTFEGILNFLQKQKEGGSDKIQKWISDFTTTRTCPDCEGYRLKKEALHFKIAEKHIGELALMDITTLGEWFENIEERMTERQKIIGVEVLKEIRKRIGFLLDIGLNYLSLNRPLRTLSGGEAQRIRLATQIGTQLVGVLYILDEPSIGLHQRDNVKLTHALKDLRDLGNSVIVVEHDRDMMMDADYVLDIGPGAGRHGGQIVASGTPQEILASDSLTAQYLNGVLSIPIPEKRRKGSGKKLKLKGANGNNLKNVNLEIPLGTMVCVTGVSGSGKSSLIHETLYPLLNRQFYNSKKEPLPFKEITGLEHLDKVIEVDQSPIGRTPRSNPATYTGVFTDIRALFTDLPESKIRGYKPGRFSFNVKGGRCEDCEGGGMKLIEMDFLPDVHIPCETCKGKRYNRETLEVRFKGKSIADVLDMTVEQAVEFFEHIPKILRKIQTLHDVGLDYITLGQHATTLSGGEAQRVKLATELSKKDTGKTFYILDEPTTGLHFKDIGLLLGVLQQLVDKGNTVLIIEHNMDVIKVVDHIIDLGPEGGEKGGEILFSGTPEKMANHPSSHTAKFLKEELNKKDLVI from the coding sequence ATGTCAGTAGAAAATCAACCTTCTCAAGAACATATTGAAATATATGGGGCGAGAGAACATAATCTCAAGAACCTCGATCTTACCTTACCTAGAAATAAATTAGTTGTCATTACCGGCTTAAGTGGCAGTGGTAAAAGTTCACTGGCGTTTGATACCATATACGCTGAAGGCCAAAGAAGGTATATGGAAAGTTTTTCTGCCTATGCCAGGTCTTTTTTAGGGGGAATGGAAAGGCCTGATGTAGATAAAATCAACGGGCTTTCTCCGGTGATATCCATCGAACAAAAAACGACCTCAAAAAATCCCAGATCTACGGTAGGGACTGTTACAGAGATTTATGATTTTATGCGGCTTTTATACGCCAGATCAGGTGAGGCATATTCTTACCTTTCCGGTGAGAAAATGGTTCGTCAAACCGAGGATCAAATAATTGATCAAATCTTTAATTACTTTTTGAATAAAAAGCTTTCCATTCTTGCACCGGTTGTAAAAGGAAGAAAAGGCCATTATCGTGAATTGTTTGAGCAAATCCGTAAAATGGGTTATTCAAAAGTGAGGATAGACGGAGAGATGGTGGACCTAGAACCTAAAATGCAAGTAGATCGATACAAGATTCATGACATTGAAATTGTAGTAGACCGGGTGCTGGCAGAGGAAAGTGACCGTTACAGGATATCCCAATCACTAAAAACAGCCTTACAACATGGCAAAGGAGTGATGATGTTGCTCGATGAGGAAGGAAATATTCATCATTTTTCCAAATACCTGATGGATCCTCATACCGGGCTTAGTTATGATGAGCCGGCGCCTAATTCTTTTTCTTTCAACAGCCCATACGGCGCTTGCCCCACATGCAATGGTTTGGGGGTAATTGAAGAAATTACCCAAGAAAGCGTAATACCTGACCCTTCATTAAGCATCAGTAGGGGAGGAATAGCTCCTTTAGGGGAGTACAGAGACATTTGGATATTTAAGAAAATTGATGCGATACTGAAACGCTATAAAGGTAGTTTGGCTACGCCCATTGAAAAATTAGATGAAAAGGTAATTCAAACCCTTTTGTATGGAGATAAAATGGAGGTAGCGGTGGATTCGGTGAAATATCCCGGAACCAAGTGGAACACTACCTTTGAAGGAATTTTAAATTTTCTTCAAAAACAAAAGGAGGGAGGCTCAGATAAAATACAAAAATGGATTTCCGATTTCACCACCACCCGCACCTGTCCGGACTGTGAGGGTTACCGATTAAAGAAAGAGGCCCTTCATTTCAAAATTGCTGAAAAACATATCGGCGAACTGGCCCTAATGGATATTACCACTTTAGGAGAATGGTTTGAAAATATTGAGGAGCGAATGACTGAGCGTCAGAAAATTATTGGCGTTGAGGTATTGAAAGAAATCAGGAAAAGAATTGGTTTTTTGTTAGATATTGGCTTGAATTACCTTTCTCTCAATCGACCTTTAAGAACCTTGTCTGGAGGGGAAGCCCAGCGGATTCGCCTGGCTACACAAATAGGCACCCAGCTTGTAGGAGTCTTGTATATTTTGGATGAACCAAGTATAGGCTTGCACCAACGAGACAATGTGAAATTAACCCATGCCCTAAAGGATTTAAGAGACCTCGGCAATTCGGTCATTGTGGTGGAACACGACAGAGACATGATGATGGATGCTGATTATGTGTTAGACATTGGACCGGGAGCCGGTCGTCATGGGGGGCAAATTGTTGCCAGTGGTACTCCTCAGGAAATTTTGGCCTCAGATAGCCTAACTGCTCAATATCTCAATGGGGTATTGAGTATACCCATCCCGGAAAAAAGAAGAAAAGGTTCCGGTAAGAAACTTAAATTGAAAGGAGCCAACGGAAATAACCTGAAAAATGTAAACTTGGAAATACCACTGGGAACGATGGTTTGTGTTACCGGAGTTTCGGGCTCGGGAAAAAGTTCCCTAATCCACGAAACCCTGTATCCTTTGCTTAACAGGCAGTTTTACAATTCAAAAAAAGAACCATTACCCTTTAAAGAGATAACTGGTTTGGAGCATTTGGATAAGGTGATTGAGGTAGATCAATCTCCTATTGGGCGAACACCAAGATCCAACCCGGCGACCTATACCGGAGTATTTACAGATATCAGGGCCTTGTTTACAGACTTACCTGAATCTAAGATTAGAGGGTATAAACCAGGAAGGTTTTCTTTTAATGTAAAGGGGGGGCGTTGTGAAGATTGTGAAGGTGGAGGAATGAAGCTGATTGAAATGGATTTTCTTCCGGACGTGCATATTCCCTGTGAAACCTGTAAAGGCAAACGCTATAATCGGGAGACTTTAGAAGTGAGGTTTAAAGGAAAATCCATTGCTGATGTGCTTGACATGACGGTAGAACAGGCTGTGGAGTTTTTTGAGCATATCCCCAAGATCTTAAGAAAAATACAAACCTTGCATGATGTAGGTTTGGATTATATCACCTTAGGTCAGCATGCAACCACTCTTTCCGGAGGAGAGGCACAACGCGTGAAGCTAGCCACAGAGCTTTCAAAGAAAGATACCGGAAAAACCTTTTATATATTGGATGAGCCCACTACAGGCTTACATTTCAAAGACATCGGTTTGCTTTTAGGAGTGCTCCAACAATTGGTAGACAAAGGGAATACGGTACTTATTATTGAGCACAATATGGATGTGATTAAGGTAGTGGATCATATTATAGACCTTGGTCCGGAGGGAGGAGAAAAAGGCGGAGAAATACTTTTTAGCGGAACTCCCGAAAAAATGGCCAATCACCCAAGTAGTCATACAGCAAAGTTTTTAAAAGAAGAATTGAACAAAAAAGACTTGGTGATCTAA